Part of the Campylobacter sp. genome, ATTTCATTTTGTAATAAATTTAAAATTTCTCTATGTAGAATTTGCCTCTAGAATTTGGGGCGTGGCAGCGTTTTCTCTTAAGGGGGAAGGGGTGCTACTTACTCTGCTTCGCTGCGCTCGCAAGAAACGCCGCCAGGCTTAAGCCTTGCGTCGCTACGCTCGTTTTGCGAGGCGCTCCCCTTCCCCCTTAAAATCCCCCAACCCCTGGCACGCTCAAAGGGAGAGCTACGCTCGCGCTAATTTTAAGCTGCGGTTGGCGGCAAAATTTTGGCTAATTTCTGCGTTCAGCTCGCCATTACGCCTCGTGTATCTCCTCTGCTAGGCGCTTTTTGTAGGTGCGCTTGAAATAAAACGCCCAAATTAGCGGAAATATTATCTCCAGCCCTTTCCAGAAAATAAACGGAAAATCAAAATAGGTAGTATACCTATGCCCAATCCCAAAACCTATCCAAACTGCATAGTAAGCAGCCACATAGCTTATCACGAAGATAACGCCCCAAATTAGTACTTCGGAGCCGGTCGTAACAATCCAGATCGCAATCAAATAGATTAAAGCGCTTGCTAGCGCGGTCAGGAAAAACCAATTTAGAACGCCTAATTTTTGATGGTCTATATCCGCGCTAAGATATCCCGCCACGCACGCGATGATGCACAGAGCGCATAAGATAGTGCGCAGCGCTGCTAGAAAGCGTAGCCCGCGGGGTCGTATCGCGCCTTCGTAGCCGCTGTTTTCGCAGCTACTACTTTGGCTGTTTTTGCCGCCCCGCCCCGCGACATAGACAAAATGCGCGCCTAACCCTACGAAGCAGGCGCATTGAATAAAGTCCATAAATATGAAACTGCCGAGCGTCTCTCCGTACTTACCTATTAGCCTAGGCCACGAAAACTTCACTATGCAAAACGTCGCCGCGAGCAAAACCGGGTGCAGCGCGACCCTGCCGCTCCTTAAATCAGAGAGTAAATTTTTAAAATATCCCATGCTTTCCCCTTAAAATTCCGCGGAATTCTAAAATCCCGAAAGAACTCCGCGCATAGTCTGTGAGTAGAATTTTATAATTCCCCAATGCGGAATTCTACTACTAAATTTAGAATTTTGCGGCGAGGAATTTTAAAATCAAAGTATGTAGCGCGAGCCGTTAAATAAAAATGCTCGGACACAGTCCGCACCTCTGGCATCGTCGGGGGATGGGTGGGGTTTGTGGGCGAGCAGAGCAATGCGGTGCTGCGGGGCAGCGCCACCTCTGCTAGAGGTGCAACCTCGCACTTCAAGCCCCCTTCCCGCCCCAAGAATAACAGAGATCACGGTATAAATTTCACTGGCTGTGAATTTGGCGATAAAATTTTATTTTATAAGTTTCTATAAAATTTCATAGATATAACTTAGCGTCTGGGTGCATTATGCGCGATATTCGTAAGAGGGCAGCGCTCGGAGTTAGCGGGGCGCCCCACGACTTTTTAAAATTTTGCCCCCACCCGCGCGACGCTACTGATACGGACTGCGTCCGCGTTAAATTTAAATTACGGCTTTCATCACATAAATTTGAGTTAAATTTCTACGCTTTATTTTAACGTCGTATTCTAAAGCTCCGATAAAATTTTAAAGCAGAATTTTAAGAAAATTTAACGGCAAAATTTTACTAGCTTCTTATGTTTCAAGGCGCGGTTCGGAGCTGAAATTTTAAAGCCACTTTGCTCGTTCATTACTAGAATCCGTTTCGTTGCCGATCGCTTCGTAGCGCGAGTAGTAAAACTCCACAAACTCCCGCACCTGCGCCTCGCGCGGCAGATACACGCCGCCACTAAGCTCCGCAAAGCGCGATAAAAATTCCGCCGCGTCCTTTTTGTCGCAATAAAGCCGCGCTAGCTCCTCGTAGTTTTGCAGGCACGCGGCTTTGAAGCTCTCATAGCCTGCGCGGTCAAATTTAACCGACAGCCGCCCGCGCTCAAATTTCAAAACGCCCGATGCGAAAAGCAAGCTCATATGTATCAGAGCCTCGCAGTAGTAGGGTTTGAGCTCCTCCACCCGTTGCCACGCGATGAGCCCCACGGCGCGGCGGATCAGCTCATCCAGCACCGGCAGGCAAAACTCCTCCTCTTCGTGGAAAAAGAAGCTCACGAGCCCGTCGGTGGTCGCCTTGTACTCCTCGATGAGCTTAAAAAGCCCCGAGCGGTTCATGCGCGCCTCGGTGTCCGCGTCGATGAAAAATATATGCCCGAACTCGTGTCCGATCGTCGATATTTCATAGACGCGGCGCCAAATTTGCGGCTTTTTAAATAAAATTTCGCGCCCGAAATTTAGATAGTGGAGGTCGAAAATTTCGCTGCTTAACCGCATAAAAGGTCTAGCCTTGGCGCTTTCATAGACGAAATTTACGAAGGCGAAAATTTTCTTGCCGCAGTTGGTGCTTACGAACTCGTCGTTGGGTACGACCTGCGCCGAAAAGAGCCCGTTCAGATCGGCTCCGTAGTAGATCAGCGGCGCGCAGACGTAAAGCTGAGTTTTGGCGATGTTTGAAAGCACGAGCGAGTGCATGACGGCGTTGTTCGCGCCGATTTTTTCATACGCACGCTCAAAACTCTCGCTTACGCGCGCTTTAAATTCCTCCGCGCTAAACTCATACGCGCCTGCAAGCCTGACGTCCCATTCTAGCGCAACTGCGTGCGTGTAGGCATCCTCATAGTACTCAAGCGGATGACCGATCTGAAGCGGCGTTTTTATATCCATCCACGCGATCTCCGCATCCCGCCACGCGCCGATCACCGCGCTAGCGTCCTTTTCGCAAAAGGCCTGTTTGAGCTTGCCTAGATACGCGACGTAAGCTAGCTCGCTCTCATCCTCTGCAAGCGTCACCAGGCGCTCCAAAAGATCGCTAAATTCGCTCTGCAGCTTCGCCGTCTCATCCGCAAAGGCCACGGCGTAGGGCACCATTTGGGATTTACCCTCGCGCTGCACTACTGCGCCGTAGCAGCGCTCGCAAATTTCGCCGTGGGGCGTGCGCATAAACAGCTCCTCTTGCAGTAAAAATTCCTTCGCTTGCGCAAGCGAGCTAAATTCCTTCTGCAAGCGCTTGTTCGTACCTTCGATGATTAGGGCTTGCCAGCTTTTTTGCATATCGCTTAACACGAGCCCGATGCGGTGCACGCCCTTTAAAAGCTCCAGATAAAACGGCTGCAAAATCCCTTGCGCGCCTGCCTCGGCTATGAGCGCTTCGTGCATGCCCTCGTGTATTTCGCGCGTGAAATCATACATTTTGCTCTTTAGCTCGTGCTGTCGCGCCTCATCGTAGCCTAAACGGCGGAATTCTTGCAGCAGCGGATCCTCTTTGAGATCGACTATGCGTCGCAACACGGCGATGCGCGCAGTATCGCCAGACTCAAAGCCGCAAATTTCTAGCCCGCGCGCGATCAGCTCGGCGTGCGGCTCGTCGTAGAGGGCGTTTAGTCGCGCTTTGGCGGCGGCTGCCATCTCGCTAAGTTTTACAAAATCGTTCATCGCGTATCCTTTTTGCCGTTTTATCGTCTTTTTACGAGCGGAATGTGTCTGCTTCGAGAGCAAAATTCCATCCTCGCATCCGCTTAAAATTTTAAAATTTCGGCATAGATTTTTGCCGATTGTATCGAAAAAGTGTTAAATTTGCGCGGTTAAAATGCGAGATTTTTAAATTTAAGGAGTAAAAATGAGCGATTTAAACTTAGACGATTTCGGCGAGCCGCGCATAAAGGTCGTAGCGCTGCCTAAGGATACGAATAGCTCGGGCAATATTTTCGGCGGCTGGATACTAGCGCAGATCGATTTAGCGGGCGCGACGGCGGCGCGCGAGATAGCGCCCGAGCGAGTGGTAACTATCTCGATGCAGGAGGTAACTTTCAAGCAGCCCGTATTTATCGGAGATGTCATCAGCTGCTACGCAAAAGTCCTAAGCGTGGGAAATACCTCTATCCGCGTGCAGATCGAGGTCGCAGCGCTACGGCTGGGCGAGGATGGATTTCGCGAGTGTCTGCACGTAACCAGCGCGATCGCAACCTACGTAAGCGTGACCAAATTGGGTCAAAAAAAGCCGATCAGCGCAGAGATTAAGCGGCTGCATGGATTTTAAAATTTCTCAGATTTTAGTTTTAGCTCAAGGAATTTTAGCGTCAAGCTTATAACGCGAAAATTCTTATGTAGGATAGGCTTAGTGTGCAGAATTTATTGCGTAAAATTTTATAATTTTAAGCGCGGAATTTTGCTGTACAGTATTTTGGTAGAAAACCTCGCAGACAAAATTTTAGAATTTTATAATTTTAGAATTTTGCGGCGCGCAGATTAATAAGCAAATTAAAACGCACCGCAGCAAGTGGTGCTAGCAGCTAGTTTGCAGCGTCTTGAAGCTCTTCTTCGATCTCAGAGTTGCTTTTTACGACCATGCCTGAGCCGTGGATGACGCTAGGCATGCAGGATGTGCAGATATGCACCGTCTCGCCGTTTTTATGCGCCTTGATAAAGACCGCATTTTCATCGTCGCTACTTTTTAGCGAACAAATATTGCAAATGTAAATATCACCTGATTTCATAGAAATCCTTTCTTAAAAAATTTTGCACTATTTTATGAAAATTTCAAAATTTTTCATTGATTTTAGTTAATCTTTAGCGATTTTTATTGCGGGCGCTTTCGTCTATCAGCACTATGTGCGTCAAAAAGATGATGAAAAATAGCTGGAAAAATAATCCTACCAGTGGGATCAAACACAGCAGGTAAAAAATAAAAGCGCTTAGGGCAAATTTATATCCTCCACCCATTTTATAAGAGCGCTCGAAGCTTTTCGCGCTTAACGCGTTTGAAGCAACGTCGATTAGAATCAGCTTGTAATAGATATAAAAAAACGGCACGTTTATGATAAATAAATTTATTACCGGCACAAACAAAAGCACCGAACAGATAAATAAGATCGCTAAAAATTTTAAAATTTCAAGACTCATCAGCTTTAGCACTCGCGCCGTGCTCGCTTCATCCGCGCGGATTAGGCGGTAGTGGCGGGCGTTGATCTCTTTAGTGACTGCGGGCGTCAGAAATCCTGCTATGATAAGCGCACAAAACACGCTAAGCATCAGTACCGCAAAGCTGGCAAACACCGAAAAAATCGCGCCGATAATCCACTTTGTAGCAGCAAAGCTTAGAATTTTTGCAATTATTGGGAAGCGCTGCTCGTCCAAGAAGCTAAAATCGCCGCTTTGCGCGCCCTGCGAAAGTGCGTCAAAAAGCTCTTTGCCACCGAAAAATGCGAGCGTGCCCAAGATTATAAGCGAGCACATAAGCGGCAATAGTGAGAGCAGAATGAACTTGCGCGTAAAAAAATCCTGCTTTGCCAAATTAAAAATTCTACCCATGTATGCTCCTATTTGCGTTATTTTAGCGACTTTTGCGACGGAATTTGAGCTGAGTAGTTTGGCTGCCGCACCGCGCCTCATTGATCCGCCCACTTGGCTCATTCGCTTGCTTTAGCCGGCTCATCCCGCTTTATAATACGAAATTTATGCTTTGATCGCTCGCCATCCCCGCGTTTAATTTGCTCATTTATAGTGTGTAAAAAGAGGCCAGATCTAGCTATGTTTTTGCCTGCTGCGAATATTTATTTGCTTGCTACGCGGAATTTTGCCTCTTATAAATAAGCTGGCATTGCGTAAATTTCAGGCACAAAACTGCAGAATTTCAAATCAAATCTCTTTTTTAAAATTCGCATGCTGAAATTTTATAGATGAAATTTCAAAATTTCAAAGGTAAATTTCGCGCGCAAACCCACGATTTCACTTTGTCGC contains:
- a CDS encoding EI24 domain-containing protein, with translation MGRIFNLAKQDFFTRKFILLSLLPLMCSLIILGTLAFFGGKELFDALSQGAQSGDFSFLDEQRFPIIAKILSFAATKWIIGAIFSVFASFAVLMLSVFCALIIAGFLTPAVTKEINARHYRLIRADEASTARVLKLMSLEILKFLAILFICSVLLFVPVINLFIINVPFFYIYYKLILIDVASNALSAKSFERSYKMGGGYKFALSAFIFYLLCLIPLVGLFFQLFFIIFLTHIVLIDESARNKNR
- the ciaB gene encoding invasion protein CiaB, translating into MNDFVKLSEMAAAAKARLNALYDEPHAELIARGLEICGFESGDTARIAVLRRIVDLKEDPLLQEFRRLGYDEARQHELKSKMYDFTREIHEGMHEALIAEAGAQGILQPFYLELLKGVHRIGLVLSDMQKSWQALIIEGTNKRLQKEFSSLAQAKEFLLQEELFMRTPHGEICERCYGAVVQREGKSQMVPYAVAFADETAKLQSEFSDLLERLVTLAEDESELAYVAYLGKLKQAFCEKDASAVIGAWRDAEIAWMDIKTPLQIGHPLEYYEDAYTHAVALEWDVRLAGAYEFSAEEFKARVSESFERAYEKIGANNAVMHSLVLSNIAKTQLYVCAPLIYYGADLNGLFSAQVVPNDEFVSTNCGKKIFAFVNFVYESAKARPFMRLSSEIFDLHYLNFGREILFKKPQIWRRVYEISTIGHEFGHIFFIDADTEARMNRSGLFKLIEEYKATTDGLVSFFFHEEEEFCLPVLDELIRRAVGLIAWQRVEELKPYYCEALIHMSLLFASGVLKFERGRLSVKFDRAGYESFKAACLQNYEELARLYCDKKDAAEFLSRFAELSGGVYLPREAQVREFVEFYYSRYEAIGNETDSSNERAKWL
- a CDS encoding acyl-CoA thioesterase; its protein translation is MSDLNLDDFGEPRIKVVALPKDTNSSGNIFGGWILAQIDLAGATAAREIAPERVVTISMQEVTFKQPVFIGDVISCYAKVLSVGNTSIRVQIEVAALRLGEDGFRECLHVTSAIATYVSVTKLGQKKPISAEIKRLHGF